Proteins from one Salvelinus sp. IW2-2015 linkage group LG32, ASM291031v2, whole genome shotgun sequence genomic window:
- the slc6a9 gene encoding sodium- and chloride-dependent glycine transporter 1 isoform X4, which yields MALLANGAVPGEPVKTDKNSRRGNWGNQIEFILTSVGYAVGLGNVWRFPYLCYRNGGGAFMFPYFIMLVFCGIPLFFLELSFGQFASQGCLGVWRISPMFKGVGYGMMVVSTYIGIYYNVVICIAFYYFFSSMTNLLPWTYCNNPWNTPTCNGVVTPTGINNTLANVTRSLVTKAAEVAVEVVNKTKRTSPSEEYWKHYVLQISDDIGNFGEVRLPILGCLAVSWVVVFLCLIRGVKSSGKVVYFTATFPYVVLTILFIRGITLEGAVTGIKYYLTPQWHKILDAKVWGDAASQIFYSLGCAWGGLITMASYNKFHNNCYRDSIIISITNCATSVYAGFVIFSILGFMAHHLNVDVSEVADHGPGLAFVAYPEALTLLPISPLWSLLFFFMLILLGLGTQFCLLETLVTAIVDEIGTDWIVRNKTVVTGGVAIVGFLLGVPLTTQAGIYWLLLMDNYAASFSLVIISCIMCICIMYVYGHKKYFKDVEMMLGFPPPIFFRVCWRFVSPIIISFILIFTVIQYKPITYNDYVYPGWSLAIGFLMAMSSVICIPIYALYKIAKSEGTTFLERLKNSCKPDVKWGPALSEHRIGLYATPGSEGEVEVRPLKEELKEKEKEDEKRDEISLTIQGSNGSTAHNTTPSA from the exons GAGCCTTCATGTTCCCCTACTTCATCATGCTGGTGTTCTGTGGGATCCCCCTGTTCTTCCTGGAGCTCTCATTCGGACAGTTCGCCAGCCAGGGATGCCTGGGGGTTTGGAGGATCAGCCCCATGTTCAAAG GTGTGGGCTACGGGATGATGGTGGTGTCCACCTACATCGGTATCTACTACAACGTGGTGATCTGCATTGCCTTCTACTATTTCTTCTCTTCCATGACCAACCTGCTGCCGTGGACCTACTGCAACAACCCCTGGAACACGCCCACCTGCAACGGCGTGGTGACGCCCACGGGCATCAACAACACCCTGGCCAACGTCACCCGCAGCTTGGTCACCAAGGCCGCTGAGGTTGCCGTGGAGGTGGTCAATAAGACCAAGAGGACCAGCCCCAGCGAGGAGTACTGGAA ACACTATGTTCTGCAGATCTCAGACGACATCGGGAATTTCGGTGAAGTCCGTCTCCCTATTCTGGGATGTCTGGCcgtgtcctgggtggtggtcttcCTCTGTCTCATCAGAGGAGTCAAGTCTTCAGGCAAG GTGGTGTACTTCACAGCCACATTCCCCTACGTGGTGCTGACCATCCTCTTCATCAGAGGCATCACCCTGGAGGGAGCTGTCACCGGCATCAAGTACTACCTGACCCCACAGTGGCATAAGATCCTCGACGCTAAG GTGTGGGGAGACGCTGCCTCTCAGATCTTCTACTCTCTGGGCTGTGCATGGGGTGGGCTCATCACTATGGCCTCCTACAACAAGTTCCACAACAACTGCTACAG AGACAGcatcatcatcagcatcaccAACTGTGCGACCAGCGTGTATGCAGGCTTTGTCATCTTCTCCATCCTGGGCTTCATGGCCCACCACCTGAACGTAGATGTATCTGAGGTGGCCGACCACGGTCCCGGCCTGGCCTTCGTGGCCTACCCAGAGGCCCTCACTCTGCTGCCCATCTCCCCCCTCTGGTCACTGCTCTTCTTCTTCATGCTCATCCTGCTGGGCCTGGGGACGCAG TTCTGCCTGCTGGAGACCCTGGTGACAGCCATTGTGGATGAGATTGGTACTGACTGGATCGTTAGGAACAAGACGGTGGTCACAGGAGGAGTGGCTATAGTGGGCTTCCTGCTGGGGGTGCCGCTCACCACACAG gctgggatctacTGGCTGCTGCTGATGGATAACTATGCTGCTAGTTTCTCTCTGGTTATCATCTCCTGCATCATGTGCATCTGCatcatgtatgtctatg GACACAAGAAATACTTCAAGGACGTTGAGATGATGCTGGGTTTCCCCCCTCCAATCTTCTTCCGGGTCTGCTGGAGATTCGTGTCCCCCATCATCATATCT TTCATCCTGATCTTCACAGTGATCCAGTACAAGCCCATCACCTACAACGACTATGTGTACCCCGGCTGGTCTCTTGCCATCGGCTTCCTTATGGCCATGTCCTCCGTCATCTGCATACCCATCTATGCTCTCTACAAGATCGCCAAGTCTGAGGGAACCACATTTTTAGAG CGGTTGAAGAATTCGTGCAAGCCAGACGTGAAATGGGGCCCGGCCCTGAGTGAGCATCGGATAGGCCTCTACGCCACCCCAGGctcagagggagaggtggaggtgcGTCCCCTGAAAGAGGAgctgaaggagaaggagaaggaggatgagaagagggatGAGATCAGCCTCACCATCCAGGGCAGCAACGGCTCAACAGCACACAACACTACCCCCAGCGCATAG
- the slc6a9 gene encoding sodium- and chloride-dependent glycine transporter 1 isoform X5: MNGAVPGEPVKTDKNSRRGNWGNQIEFILTSVGYAVGLGNVWRFPYLCYRNGGGAFMFPYFIMLVFCGIPLFFLELSFGQFASQGCLGVWRISPMFKGVGYGMMVVSTYIGIYYNVVICIAFYYFFSSMTNLLPWTYCNNPWNTPTCNGVVTPTGINNTLANVTRSLVTKAAEVAVEVVNKTKRTSPSEEYWKHYVLQISDDIGNFGEVRLPILGCLAVSWVVVFLCLIRGVKSSGKVVYFTATFPYVVLTILFIRGITLEGAVTGIKYYLTPQWHKILDAKVWGDAASQIFYSLGCAWGGLITMASYNKFHNNCYRDSIIISITNCATSVYAGFVIFSILGFMAHHLNVDVSEVADHGPGLAFVAYPEALTLLPISPLWSLLFFFMLILLGLGTQFCLLETLVTAIVDEIGTDWIVRNKTVVTGGVAIVGFLLGVPLTTQAGIYWLLLMDNYAASFSLVIISCIMCICIMYVYGHKKYFKDVEMMLGFPPPIFFRVCWRFVSPIIISFILIFTVIQYKPITYNDYVYPGWSLAIGFLMAMSSVICIPIYALYKIAKSEGTTFLERLKNSCKPDVKWGPALSEHRIGLYATPGSEGEVEVRPLKEELKEKEKEDEKRDEISLTIQGSNGSTAHNTTPSA; this comes from the exons GAGCCTTCATGTTCCCCTACTTCATCATGCTGGTGTTCTGTGGGATCCCCCTGTTCTTCCTGGAGCTCTCATTCGGACAGTTCGCCAGCCAGGGATGCCTGGGGGTTTGGAGGATCAGCCCCATGTTCAAAG GTGTGGGCTACGGGATGATGGTGGTGTCCACCTACATCGGTATCTACTACAACGTGGTGATCTGCATTGCCTTCTACTATTTCTTCTCTTCCATGACCAACCTGCTGCCGTGGACCTACTGCAACAACCCCTGGAACACGCCCACCTGCAACGGCGTGGTGACGCCCACGGGCATCAACAACACCCTGGCCAACGTCACCCGCAGCTTGGTCACCAAGGCCGCTGAGGTTGCCGTGGAGGTGGTCAATAAGACCAAGAGGACCAGCCCCAGCGAGGAGTACTGGAA ACACTATGTTCTGCAGATCTCAGACGACATCGGGAATTTCGGTGAAGTCCGTCTCCCTATTCTGGGATGTCTGGCcgtgtcctgggtggtggtcttcCTCTGTCTCATCAGAGGAGTCAAGTCTTCAGGCAAG GTGGTGTACTTCACAGCCACATTCCCCTACGTGGTGCTGACCATCCTCTTCATCAGAGGCATCACCCTGGAGGGAGCTGTCACCGGCATCAAGTACTACCTGACCCCACAGTGGCATAAGATCCTCGACGCTAAG GTGTGGGGAGACGCTGCCTCTCAGATCTTCTACTCTCTGGGCTGTGCATGGGGTGGGCTCATCACTATGGCCTCCTACAACAAGTTCCACAACAACTGCTACAG AGACAGcatcatcatcagcatcaccAACTGTGCGACCAGCGTGTATGCAGGCTTTGTCATCTTCTCCATCCTGGGCTTCATGGCCCACCACCTGAACGTAGATGTATCTGAGGTGGCCGACCACGGTCCCGGCCTGGCCTTCGTGGCCTACCCAGAGGCCCTCACTCTGCTGCCCATCTCCCCCCTCTGGTCACTGCTCTTCTTCTTCATGCTCATCCTGCTGGGCCTGGGGACGCAG TTCTGCCTGCTGGAGACCCTGGTGACAGCCATTGTGGATGAGATTGGTACTGACTGGATCGTTAGGAACAAGACGGTGGTCACAGGAGGAGTGGCTATAGTGGGCTTCCTGCTGGGGGTGCCGCTCACCACACAG gctgggatctacTGGCTGCTGCTGATGGATAACTATGCTGCTAGTTTCTCTCTGGTTATCATCTCCTGCATCATGTGCATCTGCatcatgtatgtctatg GACACAAGAAATACTTCAAGGACGTTGAGATGATGCTGGGTTTCCCCCCTCCAATCTTCTTCCGGGTCTGCTGGAGATTCGTGTCCCCCATCATCATATCT TTCATCCTGATCTTCACAGTGATCCAGTACAAGCCCATCACCTACAACGACTATGTGTACCCCGGCTGGTCTCTTGCCATCGGCTTCCTTATGGCCATGTCCTCCGTCATCTGCATACCCATCTATGCTCTCTACAAGATCGCCAAGTCTGAGGGAACCACATTTTTAGAG CGGTTGAAGAATTCGTGCAAGCCAGACGTGAAATGGGGCCCGGCCCTGAGTGAGCATCGGATAGGCCTCTACGCCACCCCAGGctcagagggagaggtggaggtgcGTCCCCTGAAAGAGGAgctgaaggagaaggagaaggaggatgagaagagggatGAGATCAGCCTCACCATCCAGGGCAGCAACGGCTCAACAGCACACAACACTACCCCCAGCGCATAG
- the slc6a9 gene encoding sodium- and chloride-dependent glycine transporter 1 isoform X3, whose protein sequence is MEISKNGAVPGEPVKTDKNSRRGNWGNQIEFILTSVGYAVGLGNVWRFPYLCYRNGGGAFMFPYFIMLVFCGIPLFFLELSFGQFASQGCLGVWRISPMFKGVGYGMMVVSTYIGIYYNVVICIAFYYFFSSMTNLLPWTYCNNPWNTPTCNGVVTPTGINNTLANVTRSLVTKAAEVAVEVVNKTKRTSPSEEYWKHYVLQISDDIGNFGEVRLPILGCLAVSWVVVFLCLIRGVKSSGKVVYFTATFPYVVLTILFIRGITLEGAVTGIKYYLTPQWHKILDAKVWGDAASQIFYSLGCAWGGLITMASYNKFHNNCYRDSIIISITNCATSVYAGFVIFSILGFMAHHLNVDVSEVADHGPGLAFVAYPEALTLLPISPLWSLLFFFMLILLGLGTQFCLLETLVTAIVDEIGTDWIVRNKTVVTGGVAIVGFLLGVPLTTQAGIYWLLLMDNYAASFSLVIISCIMCICIMYVYGHKKYFKDVEMMLGFPPPIFFRVCWRFVSPIIISFILIFTVIQYKPITYNDYVYPGWSLAIGFLMAMSSVICIPIYALYKIAKSEGTTFLERLKNSCKPDVKWGPALSEHRIGLYATPGSEGEVEVRPLKEELKEKEKEDEKRDEISLTIQGSNGSTAHNTTPSA, encoded by the exons GAGCCTTCATGTTCCCCTACTTCATCATGCTGGTGTTCTGTGGGATCCCCCTGTTCTTCCTGGAGCTCTCATTCGGACAGTTCGCCAGCCAGGGATGCCTGGGGGTTTGGAGGATCAGCCCCATGTTCAAAG GTGTGGGCTACGGGATGATGGTGGTGTCCACCTACATCGGTATCTACTACAACGTGGTGATCTGCATTGCCTTCTACTATTTCTTCTCTTCCATGACCAACCTGCTGCCGTGGACCTACTGCAACAACCCCTGGAACACGCCCACCTGCAACGGCGTGGTGACGCCCACGGGCATCAACAACACCCTGGCCAACGTCACCCGCAGCTTGGTCACCAAGGCCGCTGAGGTTGCCGTGGAGGTGGTCAATAAGACCAAGAGGACCAGCCCCAGCGAGGAGTACTGGAA ACACTATGTTCTGCAGATCTCAGACGACATCGGGAATTTCGGTGAAGTCCGTCTCCCTATTCTGGGATGTCTGGCcgtgtcctgggtggtggtcttcCTCTGTCTCATCAGAGGAGTCAAGTCTTCAGGCAAG GTGGTGTACTTCACAGCCACATTCCCCTACGTGGTGCTGACCATCCTCTTCATCAGAGGCATCACCCTGGAGGGAGCTGTCACCGGCATCAAGTACTACCTGACCCCACAGTGGCATAAGATCCTCGACGCTAAG GTGTGGGGAGACGCTGCCTCTCAGATCTTCTACTCTCTGGGCTGTGCATGGGGTGGGCTCATCACTATGGCCTCCTACAACAAGTTCCACAACAACTGCTACAG AGACAGcatcatcatcagcatcaccAACTGTGCGACCAGCGTGTATGCAGGCTTTGTCATCTTCTCCATCCTGGGCTTCATGGCCCACCACCTGAACGTAGATGTATCTGAGGTGGCCGACCACGGTCCCGGCCTGGCCTTCGTGGCCTACCCAGAGGCCCTCACTCTGCTGCCCATCTCCCCCCTCTGGTCACTGCTCTTCTTCTTCATGCTCATCCTGCTGGGCCTGGGGACGCAG TTCTGCCTGCTGGAGACCCTGGTGACAGCCATTGTGGATGAGATTGGTACTGACTGGATCGTTAGGAACAAGACGGTGGTCACAGGAGGAGTGGCTATAGTGGGCTTCCTGCTGGGGGTGCCGCTCACCACACAG gctgggatctacTGGCTGCTGCTGATGGATAACTATGCTGCTAGTTTCTCTCTGGTTATCATCTCCTGCATCATGTGCATCTGCatcatgtatgtctatg GACACAAGAAATACTTCAAGGACGTTGAGATGATGCTGGGTTTCCCCCCTCCAATCTTCTTCCGGGTCTGCTGGAGATTCGTGTCCCCCATCATCATATCT TTCATCCTGATCTTCACAGTGATCCAGTACAAGCCCATCACCTACAACGACTATGTGTACCCCGGCTGGTCTCTTGCCATCGGCTTCCTTATGGCCATGTCCTCCGTCATCTGCATACCCATCTATGCTCTCTACAAGATCGCCAAGTCTGAGGGAACCACATTTTTAGAG CGGTTGAAGAATTCGTGCAAGCCAGACGTGAAATGGGGCCCGGCCCTGAGTGAGCATCGGATAGGCCTCTACGCCACCCCAGGctcagagggagaggtggaggtgcGTCCCCTGAAAGAGGAgctgaaggagaaggagaaggaggatgagaagagggatGAGATCAGCCTCACCATCCAGGGCAGCAACGGCTCAACAGCACACAACACTACCCCCAGCGCATAG
- the slc6a9 gene encoding sodium- and chloride-dependent glycine transporter 1 isoform X2 produces the protein MEEKSFSVIVNGAVPGEPVKTDKNSRRGNWGNQIEFILTSVGYAVGLGNVWRFPYLCYRNGGGAFMFPYFIMLVFCGIPLFFLELSFGQFASQGCLGVWRISPMFKGVGYGMMVVSTYIGIYYNVVICIAFYYFFSSMTNLLPWTYCNNPWNTPTCNGVVTPTGINNTLANVTRSLVTKAAEVAVEVVNKTKRTSPSEEYWKHYVLQISDDIGNFGEVRLPILGCLAVSWVVVFLCLIRGVKSSGKVVYFTATFPYVVLTILFIRGITLEGAVTGIKYYLTPQWHKILDAKVWGDAASQIFYSLGCAWGGLITMASYNKFHNNCYRDSIIISITNCATSVYAGFVIFSILGFMAHHLNVDVSEVADHGPGLAFVAYPEALTLLPISPLWSLLFFFMLILLGLGTQFCLLETLVTAIVDEIGTDWIVRNKTVVTGGVAIVGFLLGVPLTTQAGIYWLLLMDNYAASFSLVIISCIMCICIMYVYGHKKYFKDVEMMLGFPPPIFFRVCWRFVSPIIISFILIFTVIQYKPITYNDYVYPGWSLAIGFLMAMSSVICIPIYALYKIAKSEGTTFLERLKNSCKPDVKWGPALSEHRIGLYATPGSEGEVEVRPLKEELKEKEKEDEKRDEISLTIQGSNGSTAHNTTPSA, from the exons GAGCCTTCATGTTCCCCTACTTCATCATGCTGGTGTTCTGTGGGATCCCCCTGTTCTTCCTGGAGCTCTCATTCGGACAGTTCGCCAGCCAGGGATGCCTGGGGGTTTGGAGGATCAGCCCCATGTTCAAAG GTGTGGGCTACGGGATGATGGTGGTGTCCACCTACATCGGTATCTACTACAACGTGGTGATCTGCATTGCCTTCTACTATTTCTTCTCTTCCATGACCAACCTGCTGCCGTGGACCTACTGCAACAACCCCTGGAACACGCCCACCTGCAACGGCGTGGTGACGCCCACGGGCATCAACAACACCCTGGCCAACGTCACCCGCAGCTTGGTCACCAAGGCCGCTGAGGTTGCCGTGGAGGTGGTCAATAAGACCAAGAGGACCAGCCCCAGCGAGGAGTACTGGAA ACACTATGTTCTGCAGATCTCAGACGACATCGGGAATTTCGGTGAAGTCCGTCTCCCTATTCTGGGATGTCTGGCcgtgtcctgggtggtggtcttcCTCTGTCTCATCAGAGGAGTCAAGTCTTCAGGCAAG GTGGTGTACTTCACAGCCACATTCCCCTACGTGGTGCTGACCATCCTCTTCATCAGAGGCATCACCCTGGAGGGAGCTGTCACCGGCATCAAGTACTACCTGACCCCACAGTGGCATAAGATCCTCGACGCTAAG GTGTGGGGAGACGCTGCCTCTCAGATCTTCTACTCTCTGGGCTGTGCATGGGGTGGGCTCATCACTATGGCCTCCTACAACAAGTTCCACAACAACTGCTACAG AGACAGcatcatcatcagcatcaccAACTGTGCGACCAGCGTGTATGCAGGCTTTGTCATCTTCTCCATCCTGGGCTTCATGGCCCACCACCTGAACGTAGATGTATCTGAGGTGGCCGACCACGGTCCCGGCCTGGCCTTCGTGGCCTACCCAGAGGCCCTCACTCTGCTGCCCATCTCCCCCCTCTGGTCACTGCTCTTCTTCTTCATGCTCATCCTGCTGGGCCTGGGGACGCAG TTCTGCCTGCTGGAGACCCTGGTGACAGCCATTGTGGATGAGATTGGTACTGACTGGATCGTTAGGAACAAGACGGTGGTCACAGGAGGAGTGGCTATAGTGGGCTTCCTGCTGGGGGTGCCGCTCACCACACAG gctgggatctacTGGCTGCTGCTGATGGATAACTATGCTGCTAGTTTCTCTCTGGTTATCATCTCCTGCATCATGTGCATCTGCatcatgtatgtctatg GACACAAGAAATACTTCAAGGACGTTGAGATGATGCTGGGTTTCCCCCCTCCAATCTTCTTCCGGGTCTGCTGGAGATTCGTGTCCCCCATCATCATATCT TTCATCCTGATCTTCACAGTGATCCAGTACAAGCCCATCACCTACAACGACTATGTGTACCCCGGCTGGTCTCTTGCCATCGGCTTCCTTATGGCCATGTCCTCCGTCATCTGCATACCCATCTATGCTCTCTACAAGATCGCCAAGTCTGAGGGAACCACATTTTTAGAG CGGTTGAAGAATTCGTGCAAGCCAGACGTGAAATGGGGCCCGGCCCTGAGTGAGCATCGGATAGGCCTCTACGCCACCCCAGGctcagagggagaggtggaggtgcGTCCCCTGAAAGAGGAgctgaaggagaaggagaaggaggatgagaagagggatGAGATCAGCCTCACCATCCAGGGCAGCAACGGCTCAACAGCACACAACACTACCCCCAGCGCATAG